In one window of Mesorhizobium sp. B2-1-1 DNA:
- a CDS encoding SDR family oxidoreductase produces MSSEKVAVIVAGGSGMGAAAAKRLAADGFKVAILSSSGKGEALAKELGGIGVTGSNQSNEDLRRLADLTLERYGRIDVLVNSGGHGPRAPILEITDEQWHAGMDVYLLNVIRPVRIVAPQMVKQKAGAIINISTAWVVEPSPMFPTSAVFRAGLAAYTKIFANTYAADNVRMNNVLPGWIDSLPATEERRDSVPMQRYGTSEEIAATIAFLASDGAGYITGQNIRVDGGIIRAI; encoded by the coding sequence ATGAGTTCAGAAAAAGTGGCTGTCATCGTGGCCGGCGGCAGCGGCATGGGGGCTGCGGCGGCGAAGCGGCTGGCGGCGGACGGGTTCAAGGTCGCCATCCTGTCTTCATCCGGCAAGGGCGAGGCACTGGCCAAGGAACTGGGCGGCATCGGCGTCACCGGCTCCAACCAGTCGAACGAGGATCTGCGGCGCCTCGCGGACCTGACGCTGGAGCGCTATGGCCGCATCGACGTTCTGGTCAACAGCGGCGGCCACGGGCCGCGCGCGCCGATCCTGGAGATCACGGACGAACAGTGGCACGCCGGCATGGACGTCTACCTGCTCAACGTCATCCGGCCGGTGCGCATCGTGGCGCCGCAGATGGTCAAGCAGAAGGCCGGCGCCATCATCAACATCTCGACCGCCTGGGTGGTGGAGCCGAGCCCGATGTTCCCGACCTCGGCCGTGTTCCGTGCCGGCCTTGCCGCCTATACCAAGATATTCGCCAACACTTATGCAGCGGACAATGTGCGCATGAACAATGTGCTGCCCGGCTGGATCGACAGCCTGCCGGCGACGGAAGAGCGCCGCGACTCCGTGCCCATGCAGCGCTACGGCACGTCGGAAGAGATCGCTGCGACCATCGCTTTCCTGGCCTCGGACGGCGCCGGCTACATCACCGGCCAGAACATCCGCGTCGACGGCGGGATCATTCGCGCTATTTGA
- a CDS encoding ABC transporter substrate-binding protein yields the protein MKSTVLRTVLGSTLLASSVLLGGQAHAKTLVYCSEANPETFNPAIGIADSTMDAAAKTIFNRLVEFKPGTTEVGPALAESWDVSPDGKTYTFHLRHGVKFQSNEHFTPTREFNADDVLYTFNRQRDANNPYHKLGGGSYEYFNALGMGTLIDKIDKVDDYTVRFTLTAPNVTFLAGLALDYLSILSLEQTEKMVAAGTPELIDSQPVGTGPFMLDAYVPDSQVRYAANKDYWRGAPKIDTLVFAVTPEPTTRVERLKANECQVAAPPPPSAVAELRADPDITVLDLKGQNIGILGFNVEHQPLGDVRVRTALAKAVDRKAIVDAVYAGAGTVAGSVVPPAQLGAVTDAGIDYDPDGAKKLLKEAGHESGLKISLWAMPVSRPYNPNAKRMAEMIQADWAKVGVQSEIVSFEWGEYLKRTAAGEQDAFLLGGSSDNGDPDNMLSYLLSCDGVKGGSNRSRWCDKDFEKLLDEGRVAADPKERAAIYGRAQAILKAEVPVAPIAHSLVAIPIRKCVLNYILDPFGRQNFAAVDVAE from the coding sequence ATGAAATCCACCGTTCTGCGCACAGTGCTTGGCTCGACCCTTCTGGCCTCGTCCGTCCTTCTCGGCGGGCAGGCTCATGCCAAGACGCTCGTCTATTGCTCGGAGGCCAATCCCGAGACGTTCAACCCGGCGATCGGCATCGCCGACTCCACCATGGACGCCGCCGCCAAGACGATCTTCAACCGGCTGGTCGAGTTCAAGCCGGGCACGACCGAAGTCGGACCGGCGCTGGCCGAGAGCTGGGATGTCTCGCCGGACGGCAAGACCTACACATTCCACCTGCGCCATGGCGTGAAATTCCAGTCGAACGAGCATTTCACGCCGACGCGCGAGTTCAACGCGGACGACGTCCTTTACACGTTCAACCGCCAGCGCGACGCCAACAATCCCTACCACAAGCTCGGCGGCGGCTCTTACGAATACTTCAACGCGCTGGGCATGGGCACGCTGATCGACAAAATAGACAAGGTCGACGATTACACCGTGCGCTTCACGCTGACGGCACCCAACGTCACCTTCCTGGCCGGGCTGGCGCTCGACTACCTCTCGATCTTGTCGCTGGAGCAGACCGAAAAGATGGTGGCCGCCGGCACGCCGGAGCTGATCGACAGCCAGCCGGTCGGGACCGGCCCGTTCATGCTCGATGCCTATGTGCCCGACAGCCAGGTGCGCTACGCCGCCAACAAGGATTACTGGCGCGGCGCGCCGAAGATCGACACGCTGGTCTTTGCCGTCACGCCCGAGCCGACCACCCGCGTCGAGCGCCTCAAGGCCAATGAATGCCAGGTGGCGGCCCCGCCCCCGCCCAGTGCCGTCGCCGAATTGCGCGCCGATCCAGACATCACGGTCCTCGACCTCAAGGGCCAGAATATCGGCATCCTCGGCTTCAACGTCGAGCATCAGCCGCTGGGCGATGTCCGCGTGCGCACCGCGCTTGCCAAGGCCGTCGACCGCAAGGCAATCGTCGATGCCGTCTATGCCGGCGCCGGCACGGTTGCCGGCAGCGTCGTGCCGCCGGCGCAGCTCGGCGCCGTCACCGATGCCGGCATCGACTACGATCCCGACGGCGCGAAGAAACTGCTGAAGGAAGCAGGCCACGAAAGCGGCCTCAAGATCAGCCTATGGGCGATGCCGGTGTCGCGCCCCTACAACCCCAACGCCAAGCGCATGGCTGAGATGATCCAGGCCGACTGGGCGAAGGTCGGCGTGCAGTCCGAGATCGTCAGCTTCGAATGGGGCGAATATCTCAAGCGCACCGCCGCGGGCGAGCAGGACGCTTTCCTGCTCGGCGGCAGCAGTGACAATGGCGATCCCGACAACATGCTGAGCTATCTCCTGTCCTGCGACGGCGTGAAGGGTGGCTCGAACCGGTCGCGCTGGTGCGACAAGGATTTCGAGAAGCTGCTGGATGAAGGCCGCGTCGCCGCCGACCCGAAAGAACGCGCCGCGATCTACGGCAGGGCGCAGGCAATCCTGAAGGCCGAGGTGCCGGTGGCGCCGATCGCCCATTCGCTGGTGGCGATCCCGATCCGCAAGTGCGTGCTCAACTACATCCTCGACCCCTTCGGCCGGCAGAATTTCGCCGCGGTCGATGTGGCTGAGTGA
- a CDS encoding serine hydrolase domain-containing protein: MPKDLTSLLNSYLADGAVGASLAYSTGAAPIALTAGLADRAHGTSVTPDQLFKIGSCTKTFVAAALVKLAETGKLELGAPISSWFPDLPGAGNISVRQLINHRSGLPEFEYYIPMDPGRQWTPQQLVDIAFASDKQKAPGGPAVYNNTGYVLAGMVIEAVTGQSLGAYVRSAVLRPLALENTWSPATEAFPERSMVRGYYHRPPLAPGAPTDIASGGEMWRMDGVLPYSDELQDSSDSFPFGAAYGCGDMVSTPSDMVSFMRSLFSGKLLSPPFFAEMFERRVPARFPGTRMRETGAGMFQSAYADRAFYGHQGSIPGYVAVMLHDPATGLTIAMTSNVGSGNRLSFQASGLHPVVDQAIRIILEQPSRAASG; this comes from the coding sequence ATGCCGAAAGACCTGACCTCCCTCCTCAACAGCTACCTCGCCGACGGCGCGGTGGGTGCCTCGCTGGCCTATTCGACAGGCGCCGCGCCAATCGCCCTCACCGCGGGCCTAGCCGATCGCGCACATGGCACATCAGTCACACCGGACCAGTTGTTCAAGATCGGCAGCTGCACCAAGACCTTCGTCGCCGCCGCCCTGGTCAAGCTCGCCGAGACCGGCAAGCTCGAGCTCGGCGCGCCGATCTCCTCCTGGTTCCCGGATCTGCCGGGCGCCGGGAATATTTCGGTGCGCCAGCTGATCAACCATCGCAGCGGCCTGCCGGAATTCGAATATTACATACCGATGGATCCGGGCCGGCAATGGACGCCGCAGCAGCTGGTCGACATCGCCTTCGCCTCCGACAAACAGAAGGCACCGGGCGGACCCGCTGTCTACAACAACACCGGCTATGTGTTGGCCGGCATGGTGATCGAGGCCGTCACCGGCCAGTCGCTCGGCGCCTATGTCAGAAGCGCGGTCCTGCGGCCGCTCGCCCTGGAAAACACCTGGTCGCCAGCCACCGAAGCATTCCCGGAAAGGTCGATGGTGCGCGGCTACTACCACCGGCCGCCGCTGGCGCCGGGCGCACCGACAGACATCGCTTCCGGCGGCGAGATGTGGCGCATGGACGGCGTGCTGCCCTACTCCGACGAATTGCAGGATTCTTCCGATTCCTTCCCATTCGGCGCCGCCTATGGCTGCGGCGACATGGTGTCGACGCCGTCCGACATGGTGAGCTTCATGCGCAGCCTGTTCTCCGGCAAGCTCTTGTCGCCGCCTTTCTTCGCCGAGATGTTCGAACGCCGCGTGCCGGCGAGATTCCCGGGCACCCGCATGCGCGAGACCGGCGCCGGCATGTTCCAGAGCGCCTATGCCGACCGCGCCTTCTACGGCCATCAGGGCAGCATTCCGGGCTATGTCGCGGTCATGCTGCATGATCCGGCGACCGGTCTTACCATCGCCATGACCAGCAATGTCGGCTCCGGCAACCGCCTGTCCTTCCAGGCCAGCGGCCTGCATCCCGTGGTGGATCAGGCGATCCGGATCATTCTGGAGCAGCCAAGCCGGGCAGCATCTGGCTGA
- a CDS encoding 3-keto-5-aminohexanoate cleavage protein — protein MIVQACINGARPRDFHPKLPLTAQAMASDAAACVATGAAELHIHPRGADGRESLAAVDATVLAVRRACPGTLIGVSTGAWIENDVERTRAAIAGWRELPDYASVNLSEADAPGVMELLRQRGVGIEAGLATTEDTERFVSLADHDRVLRILIEIDIQELPTALAEAHGIAAALDRAGVRRPILLHGADATVWPFVELARRRRWSTRVGLEDGRTLPDGKVALDNAEIVAGAAAVFWSKT, from the coding sequence ATGATCGTCCAGGCCTGCATCAATGGCGCACGACCGCGCGATTTTCATCCGAAATTGCCGCTGACGGCGCAGGCGATGGCGAGCGATGCGGCCGCCTGCGTCGCCACGGGCGCGGCCGAGCTGCACATCCATCCGCGCGGCGCGGACGGGCGCGAGAGCCTGGCCGCCGTGGACGCGACCGTGCTGGCGGTGCGCCGGGCCTGTCCCGGCACGCTGATCGGCGTGTCGACAGGCGCCTGGATCGAGAATGACGTCGAGCGCACCCGCGCGGCGATCGCCGGCTGGCGCGAACTGCCCGACTATGCCTCGGTCAATCTTTCGGAGGCCGACGCGCCCGGCGTGATGGAGCTTTTGCGCCAGCGCGGCGTCGGCATCGAGGCCGGCCTTGCCACAACGGAAGATACCGAGCGGTTCGTCAGTCTTGCCGATCACGACCGGGTGCTGCGCATCCTGATCGAGATCGACATACAGGAATTGCCCACCGCACTCGCCGAGGCGCACGGCATCGCCGCCGCGCTGGACCGCGCCGGGGTGCGGCGGCCGATCCTGCTGCACGGCGCCGATGCCACGGTCTGGCCGTTCGTGGAGCTCGCGCGTCGAAGGCGCTGGTCGACGCGGGTCGGACTGGAAGACGGCAGGACGCTTCCCGATGGAAAGGTGGCGCTGGACAATGCGGAGATCGTCGCGGGGGCGGCGGCGGTGTTTTGGTCGAAAACCTGA
- a CDS encoding NAD(P)/FAD-dependent oxidoreductase encodes MQSNSLPKIVVIGGGIAGLSLAAEVADWADVTLIERESQPGYHASGRSAALFTETYGNRLVRALTLASRRAIFDGGFVAHQRGALHVGRADDGAAVDRLAGELQAMVPSVRRLSAAELHALVPVIDPQTTCGGVYEPGAVDVDTGKMLAACASALKARGGIMRTGEEVREVAPAGNGLRVATSAGAYPADIVVNAAGAWVDVVAGLAGLTGLGFQPKRRTAFLFDPPAGTDIAGWPLVVDLHEQFYFKPDAGRLIGSLADETDSEPCDAWPEDIDVAIAVDRIEQATSMRIGRPSTPWAGLRTFAPDRTPVAGFDPRLPGFFWLGGQGGYGFQVSLTLARLGSALMRGQPLPDDVTALGVTAAGLAPDRFLAPAATP; translated from the coding sequence ATGCAGTCGAATTCACTCCCGAAAATCGTCGTCATCGGCGGCGGCATTGCCGGCCTCTCGCTTGCCGCCGAGGTGGCGGACTGGGCCGACGTCACCCTGATCGAGCGCGAGAGCCAGCCGGGCTATCATGCCAGCGGCCGCTCGGCCGCCCTGTTCACCGAGACTTATGGCAACCGCCTGGTGCGCGCGCTGACGCTGGCGAGCCGCCGGGCGATCTTCGACGGCGGCTTCGTCGCGCATCAACGTGGCGCGCTGCATGTCGGCCGCGCCGATGACGGCGCGGCCGTCGACCGGCTGGCCGGCGAATTGCAGGCCATGGTACCGAGCGTACGCCGCCTCTCCGCCGCTGAGCTGCATGCGCTGGTTCCCGTCATCGATCCGCAAACCACATGCGGCGGTGTCTATGAACCGGGTGCGGTGGACGTCGATACCGGCAAGATGCTTGCGGCCTGCGCTTCGGCACTGAAGGCCAGGGGCGGCATCATGCGCACGGGCGAAGAGGTGCGCGAGGTCGCGCCCGCCGGCAATGGCTTGCGCGTCGCCACCAGTGCCGGCGCCTATCCCGCCGACATCGTCGTCAACGCCGCCGGCGCCTGGGTCGATGTCGTGGCCGGCCTGGCGGGGCTCACCGGCCTCGGCTTCCAGCCCAAGCGGCGCACCGCCTTCCTGTTCGACCCGCCCGCGGGCACCGACATTGCCGGCTGGCCGCTGGTGGTCGATCTGCACGAACAATTCTACTTCAAGCCAGACGCCGGCAGGCTGATCGGCTCGCTGGCCGACGAAACCGATTCCGAGCCTTGCGACGCCTGGCCGGAAGACATCGACGTCGCCATTGCCGTCGACCGCATCGAGCAGGCAACGTCCATGCGCATAGGCCGCCCGTCGACGCCCTGGGCCGGCCTGCGCACCTTCGCGCCCGACCGCACGCCGGTCGCCGGCTTCGACCCGCGCCTGCCCGGCTTCTTCTGGCTCGGCGGCCAGGGCGGCTATGGTTTCCAGGTATCGCTGACATTGGCGCGGCTCGGCTCGGCGCTGATGCGCGGCCAACCCTTGCCCGACGATGTCACCGCGCTTGGCGTCACCGCCGCGGGGCTGGCGCCCGACCGCTTCCTGGCCCCGGCGGCGACGCCATGA
- a CDS encoding DUF1330 domain-containing protein: MTTYVIADIKVKNPQWMPAYAASVHDLVHKHGGKYLSRSGNVKTLEGKPLDTTLIALMAFPSEAAARAFANDPAYAPFVSARQDGSDSRFQMIDNTDLAGTIPYLPKG, from the coding sequence ATGACCACATACGTCATTGCAGACATCAAGGTGAAGAACCCGCAGTGGATGCCGGCCTACGCCGCATCGGTGCACGACCTCGTCCACAAGCATGGCGGCAAGTATCTGTCGCGCAGCGGCAATGTGAAGACGCTTGAAGGCAAGCCGCTCGACACCACTCTGATCGCGCTGATGGCATTCCCGTCGGAAGCGGCGGCGCGCGCCTTCGCCAACGATCCGGCCTACGCGCCCTTCGTCTCGGCCCGTCAGGACGGTAGCGACAGCCGCTTCCAGATGATCGACAACACAGACCTGGCGGGGACGATCCCGTATCTGCCGAAGGGATGA
- a CDS encoding cytochrome b, whose translation MSLSGTTTRYGSLAQAFHWLTALLVLIAFLVSAGGPPTRVYSAPRASMLLLHESLGFAVFWLLVIRLAWRLFDRIPDAPSMPAWMYVGSKAVHWALYALMFAVPVTAMLGAWFGGHPVTVYGFGPIGSLFAPWDVGASLAEIHGTLGDILMWLAGLHAAAAVFHHVLLRDRVLSQMLPGLAAPE comes from the coding sequence ATGTCACTGTCCGGTACCACAACTCGCTACGGAAGCCTTGCCCAGGCATTCCACTGGTTGACGGCACTGCTCGTGCTCATCGCCTTCCTGGTCTCGGCAGGCGGCCCTCCTACGCGCGTTTATTCAGCGCCCAGGGCCTCGATGCTGCTGCTTCATGAATCGCTCGGCTTCGCGGTTTTCTGGCTGCTGGTGATCCGCCTGGCCTGGCGGCTGTTCGATCGCATTCCCGATGCTCCGTCCATGCCCGCCTGGATGTATGTCGGGTCGAAGGCGGTACATTGGGCGCTCTACGCATTGATGTTCGCTGTGCCGGTGACCGCCATGCTCGGCGCATGGTTTGGCGGCCATCCGGTCACGGTGTACGGCTTCGGTCCGATCGGTTCGCTTTTCGCCCCATGGGACGTCGGCGCTTCGCTGGCGGAAATCCACGGCACGCTTGGCGACATCCTCATGTGGCTGGCCGGCCTGCACGCCGCGGCGGCCGTCTTCCACCACGTTCTTCTGCGAGATCGCGTGCTCAGCCAGATGCTGCCCGGCTTGGCTGCTCCAGAATGA
- a CDS encoding EAL domain-containing protein — MAGQDKKSRNGTFWEKALERAQLGVWDWDLRTGECFYSATWARMLGYDESELANSSDLWLRLTHPDDREQALASGDRHIAGLTDTIETELRLRHKQGHWVWVLDRGGIVERDRDGQPIRLMGVQTDISKQKAAEAALEQVNIRFRLALAASGTGIWHYDIASNKSYWDSRTREIFGLVAVTDEVTADLWHSYLHPDDKQAAERAHRAPLETDGVIAAQYRIIRRDGDIRHVESLVRFVAAAGAAGQILGTVRDITEDKLREQELAYAARHDALTGLWNRAAFDRLLGEHIAAGAPLAVFYVDLDYFKALNDFAGHAAGDLALKSVAGGIRGCLPPSAHAARLGGDEFALLVPHCDAVQAERIAGAVLGAVREADLGPAASSRRLAASIGIAFIDDATTTVADALACADDACYAAKAAGRNRFAVFSAAARSGAAGLNAARIAADTVDAMDDGRLKLFGQEIHLLGKPWQECRHVEVLARLAARNGRLVPPGEFIPVAERFGIASKLDRWIIRTALLRHGPALLAGALTLGFNLSAQTLSDPGLWDFVDNTIEETGAPHSGIGFEITETAAVTNFDAAEDFVRKARERRCRVSLDDFGAGMSSFEYLRRFPVDAIKIDGSFIEHITDSRFDREIVLAMTGIARSLDFAVVGEKIERHDTLAMLQDMGVAYGQGFLLHRPEPLEAIVSRATAGMPDRRRA, encoded by the coding sequence ATGGCGGGTCAGGACAAGAAAAGCCGTAATGGAACGTTCTGGGAGAAGGCCCTGGAGCGCGCCCAACTTGGCGTCTGGGACTGGGACCTTCGGACAGGCGAGTGTTTCTATTCCGCCACCTGGGCGCGGATGCTGGGCTATGACGAAAGCGAGCTTGCCAACAGCAGCGACCTCTGGCTGCGGCTTACCCATCCCGACGATCGCGAGCAGGCGCTGGCCAGCGGCGACCGTCACATCGCCGGCCTGACCGACACCATCGAGACCGAGCTCAGGCTCCGGCACAAGCAAGGCCACTGGGTCTGGGTGCTCGACCGCGGCGGCATCGTCGAACGCGACCGCGACGGCCAACCGATCCGGCTGATGGGCGTGCAGACCGATATTTCGAAACAGAAGGCGGCAGAGGCCGCGCTGGAACAGGTCAACATCCGCTTCCGCCTGGCGCTCGCGGCCAGCGGCACCGGCATCTGGCACTACGACATCGCCAGCAACAAAAGCTATTGGGATTCCCGCACCAGGGAAATATTCGGCCTTGTCGCCGTTACCGACGAGGTGACGGCAGACCTATGGCACAGCTACCTGCATCCCGACGACAAGCAGGCGGCCGAACGCGCCCACAGGGCGCCGCTGGAAACCGACGGCGTCATTGCCGCGCAATATCGCATCATCAGGCGCGACGGCGATATCCGTCATGTCGAATCGCTGGTGCGTTTCGTCGCCGCCGCCGGTGCCGCCGGCCAGATCCTCGGCACGGTGCGCGACATCACCGAAGACAAGCTGCGCGAACAGGAACTGGCCTATGCCGCCCGCCACGACGCGCTGACCGGCCTGTGGAACCGCGCCGCCTTCGACAGGCTGCTTGGCGAGCATATCGCGGCGGGAGCGCCGCTGGCGGTGTTCTATGTCGATCTTGATTACTTCAAGGCGCTCAACGACTTCGCCGGGCATGCCGCCGGCGACCTGGCGCTGAAGAGCGTCGCGGGGGGCATACGCGGCTGCCTGCCGCCGTCGGCGCATGCGGCGCGCCTGGGCGGTGACGAGTTCGCGCTGCTGGTGCCGCATTGCGACGCGGTGCAGGCCGAGCGGATCGCCGGCGCCGTGCTTGGGGCGGTGCGTGAGGCCGATCTCGGCCCGGCCGCGTCATCGCGCCGACTGGCGGCCTCGATCGGCATCGCCTTCATCGATGACGCCACGACTACCGTGGCCGATGCGCTGGCTTGCGCCGACGACGCCTGCTACGCGGCCAAGGCGGCGGGGCGCAACCGCTTCGCGGTGTTTTCGGCCGCGGCGCGATCTGGGGCCGCCGGCCTCAATGCGGCGCGCATCGCAGCCGACACCGTCGATGCCATGGACGACGGGCGGCTGAAACTGTTCGGCCAGGAAATCCATCTCCTGGGAAAGCCATGGCAAGAGTGCCGGCACGTCGAAGTGCTGGCGAGGCTCGCCGCGCGCAACGGGCGGCTGGTGCCGCCGGGCGAATTCATCCCGGTGGCCGAGCGTTTCGGCATCGCCTCGAAACTCGACCGCTGGATCATTCGCACGGCGCTGTTGCGGCACGGACCGGCGCTGCTTGCCGGGGCGCTGACGCTGGGCTTCAACCTGTCGGCTCAGACATTGAGCGATCCGGGGCTGTGGGATTTCGTCGACAACACCATCGAGGAAACCGGTGCGCCGCATTCCGGCATCGGATTCGAGATCACCGAAACCGCGGCCGTCACCAATTTCGACGCCGCCGAGGACTTCGTGCGCAAGGCGCGCGAGCGACGCTGCCGGGTCAGCCTCGACGATTTCGGCGCCGGCATGAGCTCGTTCGAGTATCTCAGGCGCTTTCCCGTCGATGCGATCAAGATCGACGGCTCGTTCATCGAACATATCACCGACAGCCGCTTCGATCGCGAGATCGTGCTGGCGATGACCGGCATTGCGAGGAGCCTCGACTTCGCCGTGGTGGGCGAGAAGATCGAACGGCACGATACGCTGGCCATGCTCCAGGACATGGGCGTCGCCTATGGCCAGGGCTTCTTGCTGCATCGTCCCGAGCCGCTGGAGGCGATCGTTTCGCGCGCGACGGCCGGAATGCCCGACAGGCGGCGCGCCTGA
- a CDS encoding phosphatase PAP2 family protein — protein sequence MLLVVGLGLTALVYGGPRPTRFMVHILKERGPAAARVVLLFFLGIIAFTTFRITIPEIVPYYADPMLADLDRWLHGVDPWVWTHGIVSEPASMLVFKAYMSWWFMQWLGVVLFVAFWNSPARRIRYLWAFALTMVLCGTVLPIMLSSSGPIFYDRFYGGSRFAGVLAALMADPYALPVRFAASYLLDAHDSGSSALGSGITAMPSMHVAIVTLNAFFLTGFGRRWAVAGWSFAALILFGSVYTGWHYAVDGYLSIIVVSLLWYLTGRFVLPASGQQASDVAQQSSDTGSAAPNPAPR from the coding sequence GTGCTGCTGGTGGTTGGCCTCGGGTTAACGGCATTGGTGTATGGCGGGCCCAGGCCGACAAGATTCATGGTGCACATACTCAAGGAACGCGGGCCGGCGGCCGCGCGGGTCGTCTTGCTATTCTTTCTCGGCATCATCGCTTTCACGACATTCAGGATCACCATACCGGAGATCGTGCCTTACTATGCTGATCCCATGCTGGCCGACCTCGATCGTTGGCTGCACGGCGTCGATCCTTGGGTATGGACGCACGGCATCGTTTCAGAGCCCGCCTCCATGCTGGTTTTCAAGGCCTATATGTCCTGGTGGTTCATGCAATGGCTTGGCGTCGTGCTCTTCGTCGCCTTCTGGAACAGTCCCGCCCGGCGCATCCGCTATCTCTGGGCGTTCGCGCTCACCATGGTGTTGTGTGGCACCGTTCTTCCAATCATGCTGTCATCCAGCGGGCCGATATTCTACGACCGGTTCTATGGCGGCAGCCGATTTGCCGGGGTGCTCGCAGCGCTGATGGCAGACCCGTATGCGTTGCCGGTGCGGTTCGCCGCCAGCTATCTGCTCGATGCACACGACAGCGGTAGCTCCGCGCTGGGCAGCGGCATCACGGCGATGCCAAGCATGCATGTCGCCATCGTCACGCTCAATGCCTTCTTCCTCACCGGCTTTGGTCGTCGCTGGGCCGTTGCAGGCTGGTCGTTCGCCGCACTCATCCTGTTCGGCTCGGTCTATACCGGCTGGCACTATGCCGTGGACGGCTACCTATCGATCATCGTGGTCTCTCTGCTCTGGTACCTGACCGGACGCTTCGTTCTACCGGCATCGGGGCAGCAGGCTTCCGACGTGGCCCAACAGTCTTCCGATACGGGATCGGCGGCCCCCAATCCCGCGCCGCGATAA
- a CDS encoding helix-turn-helix domain-containing protein, which translates to MSEQPKLGDCLRGLRKTHGWTLQEVSRLTGVAVSTLSKVENNQMSLSYDKLLQICEGLGIHVTELLSGDRKQPAARTRRSVTSPSNTLRQLTRNYDYRYLATDLVRKRMVPIHAYARARTPEEFGPLTKHAGEEFLIVLKGEIELHTDQYAPVRLKQGESVYIDSTMGHAYLSVGEGDAEMLCVCSGDEPDMEGTLLSVLETVEG; encoded by the coding sequence ATGTCGGAGCAACCGAAGCTGGGTGATTGCCTGCGCGGCTTGAGGAAGACGCATGGCTGGACCTTGCAGGAGGTGAGCAGGCTCACCGGGGTCGCGGTGTCGACGCTGTCCAAGGTCGAGAACAACCAGATGTCCCTGAGCTACGACAAGCTGCTGCAGATCTGCGAAGGGCTCGGCATCCATGTAACGGAACTGCTCAGCGGTGACCGCAAGCAGCCGGCGGCGCGCACCCGCCGCTCCGTTACCTCACCGTCCAACACACTGCGCCAGCTGACCCGCAATTACGACTACCGGTACCTGGCCACCGACCTGGTGCGCAAGCGCATGGTGCCGATCCACGCCTATGCGCGCGCCCGCACGCCCGAAGAGTTCGGCCCGCTGACGAAACATGCCGGCGAGGAATTTTTGATCGTGCTCAAGGGCGAGATCGAACTGCACACCGACCAGTACGCGCCGGTGCGGCTGAAACAGGGCGAGAGCGTCTATATCGATTCCACCATGGGCCACGCCTACCTCTCGGTGGGCGAGGGCGACGCCGAAATGCTGTGCGTCTGCTCCGGCGACGAGCCCGACATGGAAGGCACGCTGCTCAGCGTGCTGGAGACGGTGGAAGGCTAG
- a CDS encoding ester cyclase — MTKQEDNKAVVARWFTDFWGETCDLSVVDAIAASDMLLKYSLHEPRRGREDIKAFMTDFRAAFPDLNFWATADLIAEGDYVVGQWEGGGTHAGPAFSDFLVGSLPAATGRTMRFTGTTVLKVIEGRIVEEIGLDDGVAALTQLGLIKAA, encoded by the coding sequence ATGACCAAACAGGAAGACAACAAGGCCGTCGTCGCTAGATGGTTCACTGATTTCTGGGGTGAAACCTGCGATCTTTCCGTCGTCGACGCCATCGCCGCGTCCGACATGCTGCTCAAATATTCGCTGCATGAACCGCGCCGCGGCCGCGAGGACATCAAGGCCTTCATGACCGATTTCCGCGCTGCCTTCCCGGACCTCAACTTCTGGGCCACCGCCGACCTCATCGCCGAAGGCGACTATGTCGTCGGCCAGTGGGAAGGCGGCGGCACCCATGCCGGTCCGGCCTTCAGCGATTTCCTCGTCGGTTCGCTGCCCGCCGCCACCGGCCGCACCATGCGCTTCACCGGCACCACGGTGCTGAAGGTGATCGAGGGCAGGATCGTCGAGGAGATCGGCCTCGACGACGGCGTCGCGGCGTTGACCCAGCTCGGCCTGATCAAGGCGGCTTGA